Proteins from a single region of Hordeum vulgare subsp. vulgare chromosome 6H, MorexV3_pseudomolecules_assembly, whole genome shotgun sequence:
- the LOC123403474 gene encoding disease resistance protein RGA5-like codes for MAVVSSSLGVLGPLLAKLTGLLADECARLKGVRREIRSLRSELTCMHAAVQKYTMLQDPDVQVKAWISLLRELAYDIEDVIDKFIYQLGNSGEHQGGFKEFFRKTARRLKTLGSRRGIAKQIEDLKIRLNEVKELKCSYKLDDIVPFEHSAIDPRLSALFVEEAHLVGIDGPRDDLANWMLDDENSSTKHRKVLSIVGFGGLGKTTLAKEVHRKIQGHFDCHAFVSVSQKPNVKKTMKDLISQLPCKKDFKEGIDTWDETICIAKLKKLLQDKRYLIVIDDIWSISAWNAIKNAFPENDFSSRIIATTRIVDVARSCCLDGNGRMYEMEALSDLHSKRLFFKRIFGSMDRCPDVLKQVSNKILKKCGGLPLAIISISSLLATKPVVKDEWERVRRSIGSALDKDRSLDGMNSILSLSYNDLSPNLKTCLLYLCIYPEDYVIQRDILVRRWIAEGFISEERGQSKQEVAENHFYELINKSMVQPVEVSYDGKARACQVHDMMLELIISKSVEDNFISLAGHGQTDFVNGHGLIRRLSVQHSYQELASRLENEDLSHVRSLTVIASTCIKHLPRLVGFEALRVLEFEDCENLHEYDMSGIDNLVQLKYLSFRGTGMLKLPSGVVRLYGLETLDISNTCIEELPTGVIQLVKLQHLLMARYSSNDSYGEMKIPSGIGNMSSLQVILGLNIIKSSLCAVEELGNLIGLKELHVQLDGGGSQQYKRHEDMFISSLCKLSTCKLQSLQIHSSSSTPLQFLNSWYPLPYNLQIFWMTTNYFLPMMPNWIVPVLTSLANLNINLNKVTEEDLQILGEMPALLCLSITFNTVQKDRVTVQGVAFPCLKEFSLICSPLCASAIYLTFGEGALPTLEKLELPFFILVAEAYGFYLGLGHLPCLRDAHVTLRNDDDRYYKYNSAAAAAIRNEANSHPNHPRLSFRGEMKKSSTDDKEGCVIS; via the exons ATGGCGGTGGTGAGTTCTTCGCTGGGCGTGCTGGGTCCCCTGCTGGCGAAGCTCACTGGTTTGCTTGCCGATGAGTGTGCCCGCCTGAAAGGTGTTCGCCGCGAGATCCGCTCGCTCAGATCTGAGCTTACTTGCATGCATGCTGCAGTCCAAAAGTACACCATGCTGCAAGATCCCGATGTTCAGGTGAAGGCGTGGATATCGTTGCTGAGGGAGCTGGCCTATGACATCGAGGATGTCATCGACAAGTTCATCTACCAGCTCGGTAACAGTGGCGAGCACCAGGGTGGCTTCAAGGAGTTCTTCCGCAAGACTGCTCGTCGGCTCAAGACGCTGGGCTCTCGTCGTGGAATCGCCAAACAGATTGAAGATCTGAAAATTCGTCTCAACGAGGTAAAAGAGTTGAAATGTAGTTACAAGCTGGATGATATTGTTCCCTTTGAACATTCAGCAATCGATCCCCGCCTGTCTGCTCTTTTTGTTGAGGAAGCACACCTTGTGGGCATTGATGGTCCAAGGGATGATCTTGCCAATTGGATGCTGGATGATGAAAATAGCTCAACCAAGCACCGCAAGGTGCTCTCCATTGTTGGCTTCGGTGGGTTGGGAAAAACGACACTAGCGAAGGAGGTCCACCGCAAGATCCAAGGACATTTTGACTGCCATGCTTTTGTCTCAGTCTCACAAAAGCCTAATGTCAAAAAAACTATGAAGGATTTGATCTCtcagctgccttgcaagaaagaTTTTAAAGAAGGTATCGACACTTGGGATGAAACGATATGTATTGCGAAGCTTAAAAAGCTCTTACAAGATAAGAG GTATCTCATTGTTATTGATGATATATGGTCGATATCAGCATGGAACGCCATTAAGAATGCTTTCCCAGAGAATGATTTTTCTAGCAGAATTATAGCTACTACACGCATTGTTGATGTAGCAAGATCATGTTGTCTAGATGGTAATGGCCGCATGTATGAAATGGAAGCCCTAAGTGATCTCCACTCCAAAAGATTGTTTTTCAAAAGAATATTCGGTTCCATGGACCGTTGCCCTGATGTGCTAAAACAAGTTTCGAACAAAATACTGAAGAAATGTGGAGGCCTCCCATTGGCAATTATCAGTATATCAAGTTTGTTGGCAACAAAACCGGTGGTCAAAGATGAGTGGGAGAGGGTCAGAAGGTCTATTGGTTCTGCACTGGACAAAGACCGAAGCTTGGATGGAATGAATAGCATACTATCCCTTAGCTACAATGATCTTTCACCTAACCTGAAGACATGCCTGTTATATTTATGTATATATCCTGAGGATTATGTGATTCAGAGAGATATTTTAGTGAGGCGATGGATAGCAGAAGGCTTTATCTCTGAAGAGCGTGGACAAAGCAAACAAGAGGTTGCCGAGAACCATTTCTATGAGCTAATAAACAAAAGTATGGTCCAACCAGTGGAAGTTAGCTATGATGGAAAAGCTCGTGCTTGTCAAGTCCATGACATGATGCTTGAGCTCATTATTTCAAAATCAGTCGAAgataatttcatctctttggcaGGCCACGGGCAAACTGATTTTGTAAATGGTCATGGTCTTATTCGGCGGCTATCTGTCCAGCATAGTTACCAAGAGCTTGCATCTAGATTGGAAAATGAAGATCTAAGCCATGTACGATCTCTGACAGTGATAGCATCAACTTGCATCAAACACTTGCCTAGACTTGTTGGGTTTGAAGCTTTGCGTGTACTAGAATTTGAAGATTGTGAGAATCTGCATGAGTATGATATGAGTGGTATAGATAATCTAGTCCAGCTGAAGTACCTGAGCTTTAGGGGCACTGGCATGTTGAAGCTACCATCAGGAGTAGTGAGGCTATATGGTCTAGAGACACTAGATATTAGCAATACATGTATAGAAGAATTGCCCACTGGAGTTATTCAGCTCGTTAAGCTACAACATCTACTCATGGCAAGATATTCCAGCAATGATTCATACGGTGAGATGAAAATACCAAGTGGGATTGGAAATATGAGTAGTTTGCAGGTGATCTTGGGCTTAAATATTATCAAGAGTTCATTATGTGCGGTCGAGGAACTAGGGAATCTGATTGGTTTAAAAGAACTCCATGTACAGTTGGACGGTGGAGGATCTCAGCAATATAAGAGGCATGAAGATATGTTCATCTCCTCACTATGCAAGCTTAGCACCTGCAAACTTCAGTCTTTACAGATACACTCTTCTTCTTCAACACCCCTCCAATTCTTAAATTCCTGGTACCCTCTTCCATATAACCTCCAAATATTTTGGATGACCACTAACTACTTCCTACCAATGATGCCAAACTGGATTGTACCGGTACTCACCAGTCTTGCAAACCTGAATATTAATTTAAATAAAGTAACCGAGGAGGATCTGCAGATACTTGGAGAGATGCCTGCCTTACTTTGTCTAAGTATAACATTCAACACTGTCCaaaaagatagggttaccgtacaggGCGTTGCGTTCCCATGTTTGAAGGAATTCTCCCTTATTTGCAGTCCCTTGTGTGCAAGTGCAATTTACTTGACGTTTGGAGAAGGGGCACTGCCAACGCTGGAGAAGCTTGAGCTGCCGTTCTTTATTTTAGTGGCAGAAGCATATGGGTTCTACTTGGGTCTTGGCCACCTCCCATGTCTGAGAGATGCCCATGTTACTCTCCGCAATGATGATGACAGATATTACAAATACAACTCTGCTGCAGCTGCCGCTATAAGGAACGAGGCAAATAGCCATCCCAATCATCCCAGGCTATCTTTCCGGGGTGAAATGAAAAAGAGCTCCACCGACGATAAAGAGGGCTGTGTTATATCATGA
- the LOC123404439 gene encoding disease resistance protein RGA5-like encodes MEGVSASHGVLGPLLVKLTGLLAGECSRLKGVRREIRSLKAELTGMHAAVHKYTMLEDPDVQMKAWISLLRELTYDIEDVIDKFIHQLGNGGQHQGGFKEFFRKTARRLKTLGSRRGVANKIDDLKIRLKQVKDLKTSYKLDDINCSNFEHSVVDPRLSALFVDEAQLVGIDGPRDELAKWMLQDENGSTRHRKVLSIVGFGGLGKTTLAKEVYRKIQGQFHCHAFVSVSQKPNVKKIMKDLISQVPCKKDFTECINTWDETKCIAKLKELLQDMRYLIIIDDIWSISTWNTIKYAFPENNFSSRIIATTRIVDVARSCCLYSNGLMYEMEALSDLHSKRLFFKRIFGSQDCCPDVLKQVSNKILKKCGGLPLAIISISSLLATKPMVKDEWERVRRSIGSALEKDRSLDGINSILSLSYNDLSPNLKTCLLYLSLYPEDCVIERDILVRRWIAEAFISEERGQSKHEVAENHFYELINKNMVQPVEIGCDGKARACQVHDMMLELIISKSVEDNFISLAGHGQTDLVNSHGLIRRLSVQHIDQELASILANEDLSHVRSLTVTESTCIKHLPMLVRFEALRVLEFQNCASVNKYDMEGIDKLFQLKYLSFRGTDMSKLPSGIVKLYGLETLDIRNTQIEELPTGIIRLVKLQHLLTARYPGPHGEIKLPNGIGNMRNLQAISGFNIIKSPLRAVEELGNLNHLKELHLQLDGGGSQEYKSHEEMLLSSLCKLVTCKLQSLWIYSPDSTPIQFLDSWSPLPYNLQTFWMTTSYYLPKMPKWIVSALTSLAYLNINLIEATEEDLRMLGEMPALLCLSITFNTFQKERLAVQGIAFPCLKELYLICWENAIYLTFEEGALPKLEKLVVPFFVSMAEEYGFYLGLGHFPCLRDAIFTLCNYVGTSSVSCSAAADCIRSEANSHPNHPRLSIRDRVGRKLH; translated from the exons ATGGAGGGGGTAAGTGCTTCGCACGGTGTGTTGGGTCCCCTGTTGGTGAAGCTCACCGGTTTGCTTGCCGGTGAGTGTTCCCGGCTGAAAGGCGTCCGCCGAGAGATCCGCTCGCTCAAAGCTGAGCTGACAGGCATGCATGCCGCGGTCCACAAGTACACAATGCTGGAAGATCCCGATGTCCAGATGAAGGCGTGGATATCGCTGCTGAGGGAGCTGACCTATGATATCGAGGATGTCATCGACAAGTTCATCCACCAGCTCGGTAATGGCGGCCAGCACCAGGGTGGCTTCAAGGAGTTCTTCCGCAAGACCGCTCGCCGTCTCAAGACTCTGGGGTCTCGTCGCGGTGTCGCGAACAAAATCGATGATTTGAAGATTCGTCTCAAGCAGGTAAAAGATTTGAAGACTAGTTACAAGCTGGATGATATTAACTGCAGCAACTTTGAACATTCAGTTGTGGACCCCCGCTTGTCTGCTCTGTTTGTTGATGAAGCACAGCTTGTGGGAATTGATGGTCCAAGAGATGAGCTTGCCAAGTGGATGTTGCAAGATGAAAATGGCTCGACCAGGCATCGCAAGGTGTTGTCCATTGTTGGCTTTGGTGGGTTGGGAAAAACAACACTGGCCAAGGAGGTCTACCGTAAGATCCAGGGGCAATTTCATTGTCATGCTTTTGTCTCAGTCTCGCAAAAGCCAAACGTAAAGAAAATTATGAAGGATTTGATATCCCAGGTGCCTTGCAAGAAAGATTTTACAGAATGTATCAACACTTGGGATGAAACAAAGTGTATTGCAAAGCTCAAAGAACTCTTGCAGGATATGCG GTATCTCATTATCATTGATGATATATGGTCCATATCAACATGGAACACTATTAAGTATGCTTTCCCAGAGAATAATTTTTCTAGCAGAATTATTGCTACTACACGCATTGTTGATGTAGCAAGATCATGTTGTCTATACAGTAATGGCCTCATGTATGAAATGGAAGCCCTTAGTGATCTCCACTCCAAAAGATTGTTTTTCAAAAGAATATTTGGTTCCCAGGACTGCTGCCCTGATGTGCTAAAACAAGTTTCAAACAAAATACTGAAGAAATGTGGAGGCCTTCCATTGGCAATTATTAGCATATCAAGTTTATTGGCAACGAAACCGATGGTGAAAGATGAGTGGGAGAGGGTCAGAAGGTCTATTGGTTCCGCATTGGAGAAAGACCGAAGTTTAGATGGAATAAATAGCATACTATCACTTAGCTACAATGATCTTTCACCTAATCTTAAGACCTGTTTGTTATATTTAAGTCTATATCCTGAGGATTGTGTGATTGAAAGAGATATTTTAGTGAGGCGATGGATAGCAGAAGCCTTTATCTCTGAAGAGCGTGGGCAAAGCAAACATGAGGTTGCAGAGAACCACTTCTATGAGCTAATTAACAAAAACATGGTCCAACCTGTAGAAATTGGCTGTGATGGAAAAGCTCGTGCTTGTCAAGTTCACGATATGATGCTTGAGCTCATTATTTCAAAATCGGTAGAAGATAATTTCATTTCTTTGGCAGGCCACGGTCAAACTGATTTGGTAAATTCTCATGGTCTTATTCGGCGACTATCAGTCCAGCATATCGACCAAGAGCTTGCATCTATATTGGCGAATGAAGATCTGAGTCATGTGCGATCTCTAACAGTGACCGAATCAACTTGCATCAAACACTTGCCTATGCTTGTTCGGTTTGAAGCTTTGCGTGTACTAGAATTTCAAAATTGTGCGAGTGTGAACAAGTATGATATGGAAGGTATAGATAAACTATTCCAGCTGAAGTACCTGAGCTTTAGGGGCACTGACATGTCAAAGCTACCATCAGGAATTGTGAAGCTATATGGTCTGGAGACGCTAGATATTAGAAATACACAGATAGAAGAATTGCCCACTGGAATTATTCGGCTTGTTAAGCTACAACATCTACTCACTGCAAGATATCCCGGTCCTCATGGTGAAATAAAGTTACCAAATGGGATTGGAAATATGAGGAACTTACAGGCGATCTCGGGATTTAATATTATCAAGAGTCCATTACGTGCAGTCGAGGAATTAGGGAATCTGAATCATTTGAAAGAACTCCATCTACAGTTGGACGGTGGGGGATCGCAGGAATACAAGAGCCACGAAGAGATGTTACTCTCCTCACTCTGCAAGCTTGTCACTTGCAAACTCCAGTCTTTATGGATATACTCTCCGGATTCAACACCCATCCAGTTCTTAGATTCTTGGTCCCCTCTTCCATATAACCTCCAAACATTTTGGATGACCACGAGCTACTATTTACCAAAGATGCCAAAGTGGATTGTATCAGCACTCACCAGTCTTGCATACCTGAACATTAATTTGATTGAAGCAACAGAGGAGGATCTGCGGATGCTGGGAGAGATGCCGGCCTTACTTTGTCTGAGTATAACATTCAATACTTTCCAAAAAGAAAGGCTTGCGGTACAAGGCATTGCGTTTCCGTGTTTGAAGGAATTATACCTAATCTGCTGGGAAAATGCAATTTACTTGACGTTTGAAGAAGGGGCACTGCCAAAGTTGGAGAAGCTTGTGGTGCCGTTTTTTGTTTCAATGGCAGAAGAGTATGGGTTCTACTTGGGACTTGGCCACTTCCCGTGTCTGAGAGATGCCATATTTACTCTTTGCAATTATGTAGGCACATCTTCCGTAAGCTGCTCTGCTGCAGCTGATTGTATAAGGAGCGAGGCAAATAGCCATCCCAATCATCCCAGGTTATCTATCCGGGACCGAGTTGGAAGAAAGctacactga